In one Nicotiana sylvestris chromosome 8, ASM39365v2, whole genome shotgun sequence genomic region, the following are encoded:
- the LOC138876183 gene encoding uncharacterized protein, whose translation MDDGANRRFYENYFYVRTEHIVADTTGFPEKWNFAPEKLPPPSVEGRVRRARAPPLAFRQPALSARPVAAPAARPSSRVASVESAAMVIPAEATFQTEVRTRVARPTGESPRAEEEEGPSKRRRVEFEAAPPTVIHLDDSPSIESAAGVDIAPPVEMETAVVSAPSTEIPTIVVDQQPATTGGQIFEAAVVVSDVPSSFVPGRASSSAAERGKGVVVDDYESESDLDPNDVRMFEEGITHSVVRAGGPARILEISSDVNLLGDTEDLTYMVEVESMCRTDIRAKIFMKTLEKYRRYRNKCSEMHERLRENPGARSLGEELEKRDQQLMEASVHGSGRLRSMLAEMDQNLIKVEAMSAEWMGKMAELERKVAGLESIESAWSAASARAAALENTICVLQSEQESERATATLMEARLEERIDEIDRETSTLGDRVAALEAEKERLLAQIESSSATVPRRLHERWVHAEAQRDIYKSLGEAGNVTEAAYEEARAKVREARVNCGYDSAIPEAEDDEGELLGYDGDDGGGDDAE comes from the exons atggacgaTGGGGCTAACCGTCGTTTCTACGAGAATTATTTCTATGTGCGGACTGAGCACATTGTGGCAGATACAACGgggttccctgagaagtggaactttgcac CCGAGAAATTGCCTCCTCCATCTGTCGAAG GGAGAGTGCGGAGAGCGAGGGCTCCTCCATTGGCTTTTCGTCAGCCGGCATTGTCTGCTCGCCCTGTTGCAGCACCGGCCGCTCGGCCTTCGTCGAGGGTTGCTTCAGTCGAGTCGGCAGCTATGGTTATTCCTGCGGAGGCCACTTTTCAAACTGAGGTTCGGACTCGTGTTGCTCGTCCGACGGGTGAGTCTCCCCGTGCTGAGGAAGAAGAAGGGCCGTCTAAAAGGCGGCGAGTGGAATTCGAGGCAGCCCCTCCGACTGTGATTCACCTGGACGACTCACCCTCAATAGAATCTGCGGCGGGGGTTGACATTGCCCCGCCCGTAGAGATGGAGACAGCCGTCGTATCTGCCCCGTCGACGGAGATTCCCACTATTGTCGTTGATCAGCAACCTGCCACGACGGGGGGCCAGATTTTCGAGGCTGCCGTTGTGGTTTCGGATGTACCCTCATCCTTCGTACCTGGTCGTGCCTCCTCATCAGCTGCTGAAAGAGGAAAGGGCGTTGTTGTCGATGACTATGAATCCGAGTCAGACCTCGATCCTAACGATGTTAGGATGTTTGAGGAGGGTATTACCCATTCGGTGGTTCGTGCGGGAGGACCGGCCCGTATTCTTGAGATTTCTTCGGATGTTAATCTCCTGGGGGACACGGAGGATCTG ACGTACATGGTGGAAGTGGAGAGTATGTGCAGGACCGACATTCGGGCCAAGATTTTCATGAAGACGTTGGAAAAGTATCGGCGCTATCGCAACAAGTGCAGTGAGATGCACGAGCGACTGAGGGAGAATCCTGGTGCTCGATCCCTTGGCGAGGAATTGGAGAAAAGAGATCAACAGTTGATGGAGGCcagtgttcatggttcg GGGAGACTGAGGTCAATGCTGGCCGAGATGGATCAGAATCTCATCAAGGTCGAGGCGATGAGTGCAGAGTGGATGGGAAAGATGGCAGAGTTGGAGAGAAAGGTCGCCGGGTTGGAGAGTATCGAGAGTGCCTGGTCTGCGGCTTCAGCAAGGGCGGCGGCCTTAGAGAACACTATATGCGTCCTCCAGTCCGAGCAGGAGTCGGAGAGAGCGACGGCAACGCTAATGGAGGCGAGGCTTGAGGAGCGCATTGATGAGATCGACCGGGAAACTTCGACCTTAGGTGATCGGGTCGCGGCTCTTGAGGCTGAAAAGGAGCGACTGTTGGCTCAGATTGAGTCTTCCTCTGCCACTGTTCCCCGCCGCTTACACGAGCGTTGGGTTCATGCTGAAGCTCAGCGAGATATATACAAGAGTCTGGGGGAGGCGGGCAATGTTACTGAGGCCGCATATGAAGAAGCACGAGCAAAGGTGCGAGAGGCTCGTGTCAACTGTGGTTATGACTCTGCGATTCCGGAGGCCGAGGATGATGAGGGTGAGCTTCTTGGATATGATGGCGATGATGGTGGCGGTGATGACGCCGAGTGA